A part of Pararoseomonas sp. SCSIO 73927 genomic DNA contains:
- a CDS encoding tripartite tricarboxylate transporter permease, giving the protein MFEGLVLLGVSLASFLTVKALLYTLGATLLGILIGCMPGLSATLAISLMTTLTIKLPPNDAILILICAYVGTIYGGSRTAILLNIPGTAANAAACLDGYQLARRGQAGRAMGIATTGSVAGSLFGILCLAILTPALGEVALTFQSYEFFWLCLFGVLMSGSITGEDPLKGWIMGLLGLAVSLIGQDGIHGYERFAYGSTDLAGGLSLIPTLVGAFGAAEVLTVMSERFRRPRLHAVDSILPRIADVLRYWRTVLRSGVIGVYIGILPGVGEDMAAWSSYAAARRASKEPEAFGKGSVEGLIAAETGDNASIPGGIIPALALAIPGSAPAAVLLAAMIIHGVKPGPMLMIESPQFVYDVVAMNVLATVAMLFFGLFLVRPLLKVLMVPRTVIMPIVFTLCTVGSFAIAQRLFDVWTMLGVGIVMFVLRRFGYHAAPFVLGLVLGDLMDKSLRRGLVISDGDLTPFLTRPISAILAVVVVATIAMGIPAVNRAVRAGVRRMGGMARIRRAA; this is encoded by the coding sequence ATGTTCGAAGGCCTGGTTCTCCTCGGCGTCTCGCTCGCCTCCTTTCTCACCGTCAAGGCGCTGCTCTACACGCTCGGCGCCACGCTGCTGGGCATCCTGATCGGCTGCATGCCCGGCCTGTCGGCCACCCTCGCCATCTCCCTGATGACGACGCTGACGATCAAGCTGCCGCCCAACGACGCCATCCTCATCCTCATCTGCGCCTATGTCGGCACCATCTACGGCGGCTCGCGCACCGCCATCCTGCTGAACATCCCGGGAACCGCCGCCAATGCCGCGGCCTGCCTCGACGGCTACCAGCTCGCCCGCCGCGGCCAGGCCGGGCGCGCCATGGGGATCGCGACGACCGGCAGCGTGGCGGGCAGCCTGTTCGGCATCCTCTGCCTCGCGATCCTCACGCCCGCGCTGGGGGAGGTCGCGCTCACCTTCCAGTCCTACGAGTTCTTCTGGCTCTGCCTCTTCGGCGTGCTGATGTCCGGCTCCATCACGGGGGAGGACCCGCTGAAGGGCTGGATCATGGGCCTCCTCGGCCTCGCCGTCTCCCTCATCGGCCAGGACGGCATCCACGGCTACGAGCGCTTCGCCTACGGCAGCACCGACCTGGCGGGCGGGCTGTCGCTCATTCCCACCCTCGTCGGCGCCTTCGGCGCGGCCGAGGTGCTGACAGTGATGAGCGAGCGCTTCCGCCGCCCGCGCCTGCACGCGGTGGATAGCATCCTGCCGCGCATCGCCGACGTGCTGCGCTACTGGCGGACCGTGCTGCGGTCGGGCGTCATCGGCGTCTACATCGGCATCCTTCCCGGCGTGGGGGAGGACATGGCCGCCTGGTCCTCCTACGCCGCCGCCCGCCGCGCCTCGAAGGAGCCCGAGGCGTTCGGCAAGGGCAGCGTGGAGGGGCTGATCGCGGCGGAGACGGGCGACAACGCCTCCATCCCCGGCGGCATCATCCCGGCGCTCGCCCTCGCCATCCCCGGCTCGGCGCCGGCGGCCGTGCTGCTGGCCGCCATGATCATCCACGGCGTCAAGCCCGGCCCGATGCTGATGATCGAGAGCCCGCAATTCGTCTACGACGTGGTCGCGATGAACGTCCTCGCGACGGTGGCGATGCTGTTCTTCGGCCTCTTCCTCGTCCGCCCGCTGCTGAAGGTGCTGATGGTGCCGCGGACCGTCATCATGCCGATCGTCTTCACCCTCTGCACCGTCGGGTCCTTCGCCATCGCGCAGCGCCTGTTCGACGTGTGGACGATGCTCGGCGTGGGGATCGTCATGTTCGTCCTGCGCCGCTTCGGCTACCACGCCGCTCCCTTCGTCCTCGGGCTGGTGCTGGGCGACCTGATGGACAAGTCGCTGCGCCGCGGCCTCGTCATCTCCGACGGCGACCTGACGCCCTTCCTGACGCGCCCGATCAGCGCCATCCTCGCGGTCGTCGTGGTGGCGACGATTGCCATGGGCATCCCGGCCGTGAACCGGGCCGTGCGGGCCGGCGTGCGGCGCATGGGCGGGATGGCCAGGATCCGCCGGGCCGCCTGA